The window CACAGTTCTCGATAGCCTTGAGAACTGGGCCAACAGAAACTGCATTGAGTTTCTGCATCTGGGACAGAGTAACCCCATGCATCAGCACAGGCTGGGTACCAACTGGGCTGGGTAGCAGCCCTTCTGGAAAGAACCTGGGGGGTGATAATGAACATCAGGATGAATATAAGCCAACAGTGTCTTCTCATCACGGGTAAAACAGAACGCACAGTGGGCTACATGAGCAGAAATGTGGCTGGCAGATTGACGGAAATTGTTATTCTCTTCTGCTTGGTGCTGATGAAGCCATGTCTGGAATACAACATCCAGTTCTGGGTCCCTGAGTTGCAAGGAGATGCTAAGAAACTGGAAATGTGGAGCTGAAAGCTACTGAGAGGTGAGGGGCCTGGAGAACGTGGCTGTGAGaaggggctgagagagctggacttAGTCTGAAGAAGAGGAGGCTGAAGGGTGATTGGCTAGCAGCCTACAACTGCTTGAAGGACAGTTACAAAgatgatggagccaaactcttcttagTAGTGCCAGATGGAATAAGAAGGGTTAACAGCCACAAATTGTTGCTGGAAGGTTCAGATAGGACATCAGAGAACTTTTTCACTAGTGCAACGCTGGAGCAGGTTACCGAGAGGAAATGtgaaatctctgtccttggatGTTTTCAAGACTTAGCTAGAGAAAGCCGTGGCTGACATGATCAATAGCAGTAGTCTGTTTTAAGTGGGAGactgggctagagacctccagacTTCCCTTTCAAGCAACGCTTTTGTGAGTCTCTGCACACTTCCATGTGcaatatttcagtatttagaGAAGCTCAATCTATTTGATTATCCAGCAAAAGTTAAATTGTTATTTGATCATTACCTAGAAGTACCCAACTAGTAGTTTCTGATTGGCAAGCAAAGACACAAATGATCAGAGTTTAAACCACACTAAATAAAAACTTAGCATTTGAAATTGTTTTAAGAATTTATCTCTTaatatgtgaaatatttaaatcaaaaataGATGTCTTTCTAAACCATACAGTGTAATTATGCGAAAAATTCTAGGACTGCAAATTCTAGGATATATTATGTGAGAAGTGTCCTGTGCTATGCAGGAGATGAGATTAGATGATCCTGGTGGTGCCTTTTGGTCTTGAAAACTATGACTGAATTAATTCAGAGGCAAAACAGATCTCTGTTATGGTTATGCTAGATGAGGACTGAAGTTATGGCATATATTGTGACAGTTATTctttaaaagatacaaaataaatttaaactCATTTAATGCCTTAATGGAATATATTGactgaaaatttttatttatcaGTTCCACAAAATATAAGCAGGATGCCAGAAGGAAGTAGAggaatgcagagaaagagaactGAGAAATGTTTCGGGAGAAGAGTTTCTACCCTAGTGACTAAGAGTCAAGATACAATGGAAATATGTGGCTTCAGGATAAAATGACCAGCTGGGtagagatgaaaagaaagaaggaatatcGAGATATGTTCCTGGACAGTTGGTGGTTCAAGTCACAACTAAATGGAATGTGTTGTCTATCAAGAAAATCTCATAGTTGGTGGATTGTCTTAGAAAAGTGACCTAAAAGACAGAGGAGAATAGAAGAAGAAACTGTATTTGAaggactgatttttattttttttctgatttgggaAACTGCTACAGCCAGATGCTGGCTTATATCCTGTTTTCACCTACTCTCATCAACAGCCATTTTATTTTCCACCAAACCAGATTAAATTTCAATTTTGTCAGATGGAAAAGTGCCTGGGGACTCAGAGCAAAGGGTTTGGGCTTGGCTTTGGTTTTTAGTGCAAACACACCTATACTTCACCTGCTCGGTGCATGGTGTCTTGGGCTAAAAGGACAGACTGCAGACGTGCGGGTCTCATGATATCAGTTTGTGTCCTTAGGTATAGCTCTGTTCTTACTAGGTTTAGTGATTTCGTTTTATTCATTAGGCTCTTGTTTGGAAGAAAGTTATGCTCCTTTCCCTGATGTTTCAGATAATATACTTTACTTGTTGGGGAGACTTGAATAAATTACTATCTGCTTCTGAATCAGATAATCATTCTCTTTAATCTGACTGCTATCTCCTGCCTGTGCAGGCTGTGCATAAAATATATGGTTTAATGCCATGACTGTTTGGAGATGTCCAGTAGTAAAATCCAGTAGTAAATATTTAAgccatttttctcaaaaaaattctaatttgacgtctaattttctttcttctctgtctgtGTAGGTGTTCagacacataaaaaaaaaacaagcatagaTTAACAGTGAAAAATGATGAGAGAGAcacatttaccacttagttactGCTGTTTATTGAATGTCTGTGTGGGAAGGGGCACTTCAGTGCTCCTCTCCGTCTAGTACGTCCTCAGGGGCATGTCACCTACTCATTTTGATACTGATAACGCTCCCATTTCAAAGACATGCAGGTTCATTTCTGCTCAGCGCAGAAGGCGTTGGCCTCAGtccaggaaaacatttttcttgtttgGTCATCCGTAAACACGTAGGCAGACTGCTCCCGTGCTTCGGTTTACACGCGCACCTCCGGGGCAAGAGTGCTCAGCACCTGCCCTAATGGAGCCGTCGCTTCTCCCTCCTAGGTGAGCCATGTGCAAGCAGATCTTTGGAGTGAGATGTGACAGGCTCCTCTGGGGAAACTCGACTCACGAGACTCATGATCAACCTGTGTTTTGTATTTCTGCATCTTAACTTGTTCAATGCATGTTCAACTTGGGGCGTTGCTTCAGGGTTATGGCACTGGCACTTTGCCGCTGTAAATTCTGTTGGGGAATGCAGTTCTTGCTGAAATAAGGTACATGATGTGCTTCTACTCTTTTGTCAGAGAGCAGAAAGACAAACACGAATGATGGACTCAGTCCAGTATGCAGAATTTTGTGAAAGTCGGCAATTGAGTTTTTGTAAGTATTATAATGGCTGCACTGTATTAAGATGTTCAATTATTATTTCGTGTAACAGAGAACGTAGCAGAACCTCAAGTCTATTGAAAGCACTTTTGTTTCATCCACAATAATAAAACTTTAAATTCTTGTCCTAATAACTCCTGGGAAAAGTTAATTTAGTGTAGTTTCAGGCTGtcaggcaaaatattttatctgaatACTTACCAAgctttctgtatgtttttctgtATGTTCAACTACTGTGCTGGTGGGGGGTGCTGCAAAGTATAGAGATATGTGGATAGGACTTTTTTAAAGAGTTAATGTATTAAAACAACCATACTTGCCTGAAGTCCGTCCCGGTGTTGTTATAGTCAGCACGTTAATAAAGTTTTATGGTTACAGGAACATATCTAAAATTAGAGAAGAACAGCAAGTTTTGCTTTTATTCCTGTATCCACAGAGACACAAAGAAGTTACTGAAGAGTCTTTTCTATTTTAAGCTGTAAGCTCCTGCTGTGGAATTTATTCAACATTAGCCAAATTCATCAGTATACACCATTCCAACACTAATAACATGATGACAGAATTAGGGCTTTACTAGCACTGAAAACCAACTTACTAGAAGTACTTGTGGGCCACAACTATAATGAGCTGTAAATTAATGGGCTTGATCATGTAGCAAAACATCATTACAGAAGCAGTTAAGTGATGACTAAGGTTTTAGGTCAAATGTCAGAGAAAGCGAGGTGAAGGAGCTAGTAAAAAGCATGACCAAACAGCACATGATCCTGCAACACAGACTTGAACACAATAGTGCCTTTAAATGAGAGACCTTATCTTGTTCTTCCTAGCAGGACATTTAAATTCGAAGAAAGAGTGAGTCATTTATGGCAAATAAATGACACATTCAAAATACTCTTCTGTATCAGCAAATGTCAGCAAATGTAGGAAAACATGTTTTGTaagcatttcttttccttattcGATATGTTTTGTAAGCTTAGTTATAATTTGGCATCATGCATCTGTGAACCATTAGATAAATGCTACTTCAGATTAGGGTGACTTCAGCAAATGAGAGGTTTGTGATAAAGTCATTTTTAAACCCCCAAATTATCATCTGGAGACAGAACAAATAGAAATCTTAAATTTGTGACATCAAATTGCGTGTTGCTGGCCAGGGGACTGTGATTTATACAAAAATCTCAGTGatattttcacagtgcttttggaGGATCATGTCTATACCATTCTCTTTCACTAACATTTAATGCCATTGAAGAGTAACAGTGTCAAGAGAATTACAGTGCTTTGAAACTGTTAGAAAAAGAGACTCATGCCCAAATTTACTTATGGTATATGAGCTGAACTAGATAGCACATACTAAAAGCCATGCAGAACATTCATTCAAAATTAACACAAAGGTtagttttgcttattttcttttattttagcagaaattaaattaatttatatatatgAAGTAGTAAACCCATATTACTGTAATATAAACCCATAAAAAATGGGTCACAGGAGAATAGGCCTGGAATGGACCTCAAGAAGTCTGTTCTAATTTTATAGTCATAATTACAGCACTGTGTATTTCTGTGCAGTTTTAAAGACAGCCAAAAGAAAAAGTCCATTACCCAAGGACCACTACTATAGGACTAGAAATTTAAACATTAGGGAAAATTTTGCAGCCCTTCTGTCACCTTCAGACTTTCCTCTTGCTTTGGTTTCTCGTCTTCAGTGAACCGATGTAGCCTTCTCACTCCCTCCTAAAAATAACCATTATTGACGTCTGGTTTTCTAGTTTCTCTTCAGCTTTTTACTCCTCATTGAATGGTCTCTTTGCAACTGCTGTTTCAAATGATTCTCTCAACTTCTGTTTACTTCATTTTAGTCGTCCTGTCTTCATAAACAGCCCTCATTGAGAGCTCTATATTACTAGCTCATTTCTATGCAAGTCTCCACAGCTTTCTGTGATCAGCTTGTCTGCCACTGGCTTAACTAAGATTGTCCTTTCTTTGGTTCTCCTGTGAACTTCCATGATGTTTTTTCAGCCCCATTTTGGTATCTCTGATTCCTCCTTTTATGCTCTTTGCAAGTCCCACATGTTTCTTtgtcccatttttttttctctatgtgtTTTTCCTAAGTTATTTCATGCATTTGCAGTATGAAGTTCTTATCTGAATGTTGATCATGTGCAGATCTGCATCCATCCTTGTTTCTTTATAtccaaagcacattttaaagcACTCATCTACAAATCATTTTGGCTAGCTTGTCAGCAGCTAATCCCTACATAGTTAACACAGGACTTGGTAgttcttcttctctccttcttcatttgtctttgCTGTCATTAATACAATTTTACCATTTTATCTGGGCTCAGAATCTCAGATTTGTTCATTTCTTCTCGTGCTTCTTCACTCATTCATCAAAGCTGTGATGCAATCATATTATTTCTTTCACCATAATACGTTTAAAGTCAGGTATGTCCTGTCCATCTCTGCAGCAGATCCTTCCTCATTCTGAAATCTCCGGTATGATTGCTTAACTGTGTGTTTTCCCATTTCCTCCATGTTGTTTATGGGCTTCCAAAATGTTGTGTATGCAATAATTGTTTTTACCCACTAGTTCCATTTTGTTAAACCTTGAATTCTGTCCCCAGCCAATCAAGGCACGTCCCCACTTCCTGTTTCATATTTGCAGTACtttgaaaagtggaaaaaatgcattattttggcCTACCTGTTGttaatgtttcatttttcccATATGATTTGAACTGACAGCAAAGAAAGCATCCAAATTTCGTGACTGGTTGGACTGTAGCAGTATGGAAATAAAGCCAAATGCAGTTGCAATGGAGATTTTGGCATATTTAGCATATGAGACTGTGGCACAGGTAAGGGAGTTTACTATACTGACTGTGTTCTGCTTAAACAAAATTAATTAGTTACTCTTGGATGCACTTCAGTCCCGACTGACTATGTTGTAACCCCCCCTTAGAAGCATAGAGTAACTCTGTCTGCTAACGCAGTTAATTGGATTCCTATCTGTCTTTCAATTTACTGTATAACAGATGTGTACTATACCACACATTCATCACTGATACGCAAAAAGCAATGTTTTATATTGCTTACAGAGGAGAGTGGAGTCCAGCATGAACTTTATTCAAGTCCAAACTGGAACCACATACTTCGCTATGTGACCTCTGGCAACGTGCTGAGGTTCATTCAACCTGATTGCACAATTGGATTAAAAAGCAGGAtttccaggaaaaacaaaatgtttagaTGCTCCCAATAAGTTCAGCTTTCTCTCTGCCCTTGTTATactccatttaaaaacaaaatgcttaGTGACATGCTGAGCCCTTTTGGGTAGATAAATTACTCCATATATTTACAAAAGTGGAAAAGAAGGGTTCCTTAGGCTAAAGTATCTCTGAGTAACTTTGATTTCTACTGAGAATCATTAAGAATCACCTCAACCCACAAGTCCTATCTCCCTGCTTTGTTATGATGGCATTCAGCGCACGTACCATGTCAGTAAAGCTCCCTCTTTACTGGTTGTTTTTGCCCTCGCAGTTGGTGGACTTGGCCCTTTTGGTTAAACAGGACATGGCTCCCAAAGCTGGTGACCCATTCAGTCATGCCATATCTGCTACCTTCATACAGTATCACAACACTACGGAGGTAAGTACTGTTTCCTCACATATTAGTGTAACTCTTACTGCATAGAGTATATGTATTTGGTGTTTCACTATTACATGTATGTGGTGGTTTTTCGGATTCCAAGTAGCTCCTATTGAAATCTGGTAGGTATTGACGTGCGCTCCTGTTCCTGAGTTTATTAACAGTGAAGTTATGGGCATAAAATAAAAGATGTTAAATTATGGCTCCAAATGTTAAGTTCTTAGCAGCATCTTTGTACTTAAATGTAAGTGCTCTCTATTTGGGTGGAAATTCCTTCTGTCTGTATGGAAGTCTCTCTCTGTTATAGGATTGGAAATTCAAGTTCATAGTGATACTTGTCAGCAGTAACAAGTACCACAGGGATAATACATGCATTACTGTGGTATAAATATTACAGTTACCTGTAGAATGAGCAAACTTATTGTTGCATTATACTTCTTCTAATACTAAATCTAAGAAGGCAATAAATCTTCGTGATATGATTTTACACTGGCTGTTTGACCCCTTGTTTTGACAGCCCCACCTCTTAGGGCAGGCCACAAGTGTGAAGACCAGTCTTGACTCTCCCGAAAACACACCACCTCCTACGCCCACACCTCCAGCGTCAGCAGGACagcaacaccttgggaaaagcCAGGCAGGAGCCCTGGGCAATGGTGGAATTGGGCAGGACTCTACCAAatccaaacaaagaaaaagaaaaaaggtatttgtCACGCAAGCCTGAAATAGAAATCAAAACATCTTCAGGAAATAATGATGCATCTCATTTTAAATGTTGGTTcctgttaattttaaaatacatcacaTGCTGCATACTGGTATTATGGTAGGGGCAAAAGTGTGTTTAGTGTTCCTTCTGTCAGAAATAAGTTAAGACTTCTCAGTAATAGTGCAAATGAATTTTTTTGGTGTAAAGACAGCTGGACTTACATTTGTCGTGagaaggagaggggagaggagcagagccagAGTGACAACTGATTCTTCCAAGATGAGTGGctcacagaatcatggaatggttgaggttggaagggacctctggagatcatctagtccaacccccctgctcaggcacgTTGCCCAAGATTGTCTCCAGACAGCTttcaaatatctccaaggaaggagactccacaacctctcaggCTAGCCCAAGGCTCCTGTGGAGCCCCTGGAATAGACATTGCCCCATGTAATCAACCCCTTGCTTGACAGTAGCAGCAGGTTTCTAGGGTCAAAGCGTAAGCAAAGCAGGCAGAGAGGTGGTTGTGATTTTCCTGCTCCCAGCAGTGTTAGGCGACTGCCTTTTTTGCCTATAACAACTTTGCCTGACCCGCTTTATTTTTATGCCAGTTGGTTCCATTCAATCgaaatatttgttttactttGAATAAACTATCTCATATTCAGTAGGTGAAATGTAAATATTACAATTCCTGTCTTCTGTGGTAGATCCTTGGTGTTCTAGGTGAGAGGGATATCTGTACCTTAAAACCAAAGGGGAAATAGATTTGATTAAATAAACTGGTTAGCATGTTCTGTGCTTGTCACTTAgggcttttttgaaaaaaacgTGGTGGCGGTACTCAGTTTGCTGCCGAGCCGCGGAGGGACTTGCGATTCTCTCACGTGGGTTATTCTCTTACAACGAATACTCATTTTTCACAGGGTTTAACTGGTAATTTTCACAGTGACACTTAGAAAAAGGTGTATTTTGTCCTTGTAGAGTCATCAGGGCTGTAGATGCTCCCAATAAATCCACTTTTTGCTCTGCCCATGTTACGCTCCATTTTAAAAGCCTTTAATCATCCTAAAACCTTTCTTAAGACTTTTGGAATGCTTTTCCCACTTCCTTTTTTATATCACATTTGATGATGTTCAGTTTCCGTGGATGACTTCTGTTGTCACTCTTAGGCGCCAGGATTTAGGAGGTATAATTTTTGATACATGGTGTATTTCACTAGCTTTGTGAGTTTCTTTTCAGTTCCTGGTATTTTACttaatgcctttaaaaaaaaattatcttctaaAAAGTGCATGGTTTTAATAACATATTCCCGTCAGTTCCTCAATTTTAATAGGCATAGATATACTgaggcactgagaaaaaaatttACGTGGTGAATGTTATTATTAGTACCTGCAGGCCCAGTCCAGCAGAAAATATTTGAGTTTCACATTCCCTTTACGAATGTCAATCAGCAAGGGAAGAATCCGCCATCATATTATGAATATTCTCTGTGTATGCACACAGACGCCAGTCGACTCAGCACTcttgaaaataaaacctttttttttttcaatgcccaagtttgaaaatgtaaatgtatGGGATCTGTGTGTATGTGCGCAGTAAATTTCAGTGTACAAAGTACGTTTTTGTCATTCTTAGTACGTTCACCAACACCGTTTTCATTAATTTATTACCACACAGCCATCACTCTGATAAGCTGTCTGAATTCTGGCAAGCAGCTATCTCGAATGCCTAGGTGAGGCCTCGAGCAACATTATTGTTCAATTAGCAAAGAGAAAAGAGTAATCTTTGCTTCTAAAATTCATGGGATATTTTTGTAAAATCAGTGGATCATTACCAGTGAAATCTTATTTTTCAATTTAGGGTTCTTAGTCCAAAAAACTTcatttgaaatttgaaaacaGTCCACTTtgagatattaaaatatttttgcatctcTCTAACACCGTAATGTcacatgctttattttcaaatttcagtGTGATATTATTCAGTTGTGATTTTGGTGTCAAATTGCCTTCTGCTTTGGGTACTTGTTCAATATTTTCCCCACCCCTTCACATCATAATGAAAgcctgaaatgttttaaaaatagtttctgcGGTTATTGCAGTATGACTTATAGGACCCTCTCATTTTAGTTTGAGCatttgctgctcttttcaattgcaaCATACAGCAGCACTAGGTGAAAGATTTAAGAGGACAAATATAGTGTTCTCTGGGTCTCTTAAGCAAAGTTCATGTAAAAGTCCTCTTTGATTTGTTAATAGCTTTTTTCTCTAATGTAGTGTGTGGCAGTAATGATGTgtatcctcaggaaaaaaaaatttggtcCATTTTATAAAGGTTTATTTTCATACTGTATGCACTGTAGGTCTGTTGTGTGTTTTTGATTTAGTAACAATTTATGTGTTTTTCTGTTGCAGAGCACTGCAGCCTGTGGTATCGAGGCTCAAAGCGATGCCATCCAGCCCAGCCACATCAGAGAGGCCATTCGACGCTATGGCCACAAGATTGGCCCCTTTTCCCCATTCACAGTACGTAATAACAGAGTTATAAAAAGTTATATTTATAATCTTAAAGAACTTTGATTTTCAAGTGGTCAAATGAAGAAGCTATGGAATTGTTGAGAGCAATTTGTGGTGACtgtaattttctttataaaagtgGCATAATTCTCTTGGGAAATAAAACTTAGtaatttctgtctctttttggaaggacaaaaaagttttttttttcttttaaatattattttctttcaattaCAAATTATGTTTTTTTGTTAGTGCTTGAATTTTCTGTTTTTGCAGAGTTTAGgtttacagttattttaaattatatgtaTTCCAATATGGTGAGGAGCACTTTATATTCTAAAATTAGTTGTGTGTCAGATACTGCTTCTATTGGAAGTTGAACTCTCAAGTGACACATTTAGGGTTGAAGAAAGAAGAGATTGGTTTCTTTAGACAACTTTGAACCTTGACTAAAATGTAATAGAACTAAGCTTGCGGTAAAACACTGATGGATTATGAGGTTTTGCCGTCATTTTTTCTATGCAAATTGCAAATCCATTGTTCAGAGCAGCCAAACAAATTCTGTATTTAAATTTCTCAGCTGATAAAAATGTGAGAGTTGTCTGTCTCTAATGTCATAAATTGGGGCCATTTTCCTATGGTCTGCTGTTCTGTGTGGCATATATCCTTTCTTACCTCATAACATCTACATTTAGAAAAGAATGAGTGTCAAAGAAATCATTACCGCCAAAAACCCTAGTTCAGAGCTCCTAAAAATCAGGAAGAAAGTGTCCATTTTTGGAGGgattttagaaaaggaaaatgattctAAATTTGGAGGAAATTCATCTCCATCAAAATGATTTAGAAGTATATGAAGGGCGAAAATATCAAGGAAACAGAGGGACTTGACCTCAGAAGCTAGGAACAGGCAGAAGTAAAGTAGAAAAGGGTACGTGAAGTTATAATTTTCCTAGTGTCAAAACTGTGGACAATGCTTTTATAAATGGTACTACATGTTTGGGTTATTAATGATAGTTGATATGTATTTGTAATGAATTGTCTATACTGTATTTTACCTCTGTCTTTTGCCACCCACAAATGCTAGATTAATATCATGTAAATTATGGGATAGAATTTCTAGTCCAAAATAGAGAATGCTTTTTAGCAGAAGTTTTCAAGAGTTGCAGCTAAGAGCATGGAGATAGCTTCTAAAAGAAGAATATTCTAAAAGAAGAGAATGTTATAAAGAAGTGAAGAGCAGCACAAAAACAGTGACAGAGAGGTAATTCTTCCTTTCCCCACCCTCACTAAAACTCAGCTCATTTATTAACTGAAGTTTAAAATTGCTCTGCAACCACAGCACATAGtaaaataatctgatttttttaaagtactgctATTTTACGAACTTCCCAAACTGTCCAGGtcactgaaaattttaatttgttaACATTACCTTCTGTCAATGTGGTTGATGAGATGAGCAGACCTTGTTCCCTCTAAACAGgtcaagaaagagagagagactcttGGGCCGTCTTCTAGATACATACAGATGTTGTAGAGCTAGTAATACACTTCCCTTTTTTAATGAAACCGTTCAGGAAAAGCATTTTGAAAGCTATTTCAGTGTAGTCATTTGAAATCAGCCCATATTTTCCCTCAAATATAGTTAACTCTTCCTGTCAGTACCCTCATTGGCAATTCTTGGGACAAACCACTTCACTCCTATCACAGTCGTTTAAGAAGAAAGTGCCCCTCACTTCCCATAAGTTCCTTACAAATGCAGTAAGTGTGAAGGTGGATTGATGCTTTCTTTGACTCTGCCTTTTCGTATTGCCAGTCTGTCATagtgttgtttttaaaatactgtattttgagcAGTACTGTGGCAACACTTGCATTGGATGACTTCTGCTTGCTCCTATTGCCATCCCCTTTAGAACAGTTTCTTTGCAAATCTGCTTGACCTCCCAGACAGCATGACTGAAGCAGGAAGAAAGGTGGCTTTACTCGATGCACTTCTTGTGATCCTTGTGGTGGCACCCATCAAACTGCAGCTTCAGTGTTTATAACGGCTTGAAGGCCATCACAGGTTAGCTAGGTGTTCATCCTGCCCCATATTCTCCTGCTGAACAGGCAAAGTAGAGGAACTTCACTGTATTTACTGTAGCCACTGAATCCTGTTGTAAATTCATATTTATTAGACCAATTCTAATGACTGTCTGGTACAGGTGACCTTGATGGGCATCTTGGCTTGAGAGGTTCTTTTCGAAGTAGGATCCGGACTAGTACAAGCAGCATAGGATCCTTAATTTTCCCATATTCAAGAGAGTTTAGTAGGAACTGTCACAACTGGTCAGAGCCAGTGCAGGGCATTATCTCAACCTTGGCCATTTGCTTTCTGAAAGTGGACTTAAGCTCAGGAAATACTGATACGGATAAAGGTGTGCCAGTACAAGTGGCTGAAGATTCACACTTAAAAGCATTAAATTTAGATCCCCAGTTTAGATTCCATTGCATACCACCATAACTTTCATGTTGGAGGAAACAGAGTGACTGGATCTCATAGGTTCATTCTATTCCATGAACTTTCAAAATCAACCTTTCCTTTTCAGATGTAAACAAGAAAGCAGTAGTTTATATCCAGGATCCCTCTCAGATCTGTTTCTCTGGTGAAACCATCTGATGTAGACCTTTCCTATCACTCCATTGCTGGAAGGTCCTCCAGAAGATAAGGCAAGATAGAGTTCTGATGATAATTCTCATCCCACCTGGTCGAACCTGTTCTCACAACAGAGTCGTCTTAGCCTGTCTGTTTCTAGACCCCCTCACATGGGATTCAGGGAGATAAAGTTATCTCAGTTTTGCCACGTTCCACTCCTCACAGCACAAGCACCACATGGTTCTCCTTGTTAGGCAGAATTGGTTGTCTTCATTTCTACTTACTACTCAAAAGAATTAAACCAAGTGAGTTTAGCTTTCTCTTCATTTGATGAACCTTTTTTATTCCTCAAGTCTGTTATTACAAAAAGGTGAAAGACTTTCTGTGAGTAATGTCAGGGTGTAATTGGTGGTTGTCTCTCACCCATCCTTGGATGGTTTCTTGGTATTTGATAACCCATGACTATTACATTTCTTTCTTCTAGTTAGAAAACTCGTTTCCTAACAGCTTTGGTTCAAGTACTAGCTTCCTGAATGAAAATGTCTCTTCTAGAGGCTTCTATGAGATTGTTCCTCGGATGTACAGATCCTTCTGATGTAGTTTTTCCCTGTAACAGGTTTCCACAGAGCATACCTCAAACTGCTGTCCAAAGTTGTATCAAGGTTTCATGCTACCTAGGAAACACttagctgttttcatttttaactttcaTTCTGCTAGTATTGATGCGCCTCCAGGGACTTTGTCAGAGTGCCCACACCTTCTGCACAGACAGAACTAAATCCTTTGTCAATTGGTCCCTGTTACTGCAATCCAAAGAAATGGCTGTATCTGGTTATACAAAGATCTGCTGTAAGATGGCTAGTATAACTTCTCCATATTTGCTTAGACACATGCCACTAGAGCTCAACGTCATGAAAGTGTATTTGTTGCAGAAGTCTTTTTCAATGTAGTTTGCAGAGGGCTACTCAGAGCTCTATCTTCATTTTCACCAAACATTATGATAATTGAGACACATCGATCATTGTTACCATGTGAAAACTTGAAGGTCTGCTGATAGGTTTGTATGGAGAAGTGTGTTGTTGGAGTCATGCACTCTGTGAATATACATGCAAATAAGTCATTGAAGAAGAAGAAGTTAATTTGCTGCAGTTGATTTACATACACAACACGCTGAAGTCATTAACCTGAGTTTCTTAGGTCTACGATTCCAGAAGTAGGGGCAAGCAGACGGCAGGAACA is drawn from Apteryx mantelli isolate bAptMan1 chromosome 3, bAptMan1.hap1, whole genome shotgun sequence and contains these coding sequences:
- the SUPT3H gene encoding transcription initiation protein SPT3 homolog isoform X1, whose amino-acid sequence is MSSTVASPMSTVASSSSGRGTGKSTSFTPELQSMMFSLGDARRPLHETAILVEDIVHTQLINLLQQAAEVSQLRGARVISAEDLLFLMRKDKKKLRRLLKYMFFRDYKSKIVKGIEEDDLIEDKFNSNNTNKRQKLAQDFLNSIDQTGELLAMFEDDEIDDVKQERMERAERQTRMMDSVQYAEFCESRQLSFSKKASKFRDWLDCSSMEIKPNAVAMEILAYLAYETVAQLVDLALLVKQDMAPKAGDPFSHAISATFIQYHNTTEPHLLGQATSVKTSLDSPENTPPPTPTPPASAGQQHLGKSQAGALGNGGIGQDSTKSKQRKRKKSTAACGIEAQSDAIQPSHIREAIRRYGHKIGPFSPFTSAYRRNGMTFLAC
- the SUPT3H gene encoding transcription initiation protein SPT3 homolog isoform X2; its protein translation is MRKDKKKLRRLLKYMFFRDYKSKIVKGIEEDDLIEDKFNSNNTNKRQKLAQDFLNSIDQTGELLAMFEDDEIDDVKQERMERAERQTRMMDSVQYAEFCESRQLSFSKKASKFRDWLDCSSMEIKPNAVAMEILAYLAYETVAQLVDLALLVKQDMAPKAGDPFSHAISATFIQYHNTTEPHLLGQATSVKTSLDSPENTPPPTPTPPASAGQQHLGKSQAGALGNGGIGQDSTKSKQRKRKKSTAACGIEAQSDAIQPSHIREAIRRYGHKIGPFSPFTSAYRRNGMTFLAC